From Veillonella dispar, one genomic window encodes:
- the glyQ gene encoding glycine--tRNA ligase subunit alpha yields the protein MTFQEIILNLQKFWSDQGCIVQNPYDIEKGAGTMNPATFLHAIGPEPWAVCYVEPSRRPADGRYGDNPNRLFQHHQFQVIVKPSPDNIQELYLQSLATLGIHAEDHDIRFVEDNWESPTLGAWGLGWEVWLDGMEVTQFTYFQQVGSIDCKPVSVEITYGLERLAMYIQGVENVYDLKWNENVTYGDVWHANEVEQSVYNFELADTDMLFKLFDMYEAEAKRVCEAGYVLPAYDYVLKCSHTFNLLDSRGAISISERTAFIGRVRALARICAQQYLAKREELGFPLLKGDK from the coding sequence ATGACATTTCAAGAGATTATTTTAAATCTACAAAAATTCTGGAGCGATCAAGGTTGTATCGTTCAAAATCCATATGACATCGAAAAGGGCGCAGGTACAATGAACCCTGCAACATTCTTACATGCAATTGGTCCTGAACCATGGGCTGTATGTTATGTAGAGCCTTCTCGTCGTCCAGCAGACGGCCGTTATGGTGATAACCCTAACCGTTTGTTCCAACATCACCAATTCCAAGTTATCGTGAAACCATCTCCAGATAACATCCAAGAATTGTATTTACAATCCTTGGCCACTCTTGGTATTCATGCTGAAGATCACGATATCCGTTTCGTAGAGGATAACTGGGAATCTCCAACATTGGGTGCTTGGGGCCTTGGCTGGGAAGTATGGCTTGATGGTATGGAAGTAACTCAGTTCACATATTTCCAACAAGTTGGTTCCATCGACTGTAAACCGGTTTCTGTAGAAATTACATATGGTTTAGAACGTTTGGCTATGTACATTCAAGGCGTAGAAAACGTATATGACCTTAAATGGAATGAAAACGTTACATACGGCGACGTTTGGCATGCTAACGAAGTTGAGCAATCCGTTTACAATTTCGAATTAGCAGATACAGATATGCTTTTCAAATTATTTGATATGTATGAAGCAGAAGCAAAACGCGTTTGCGAAGCGGGCTATGTATTACCAGCTTACGACTATGTATTGAAATGTTCCCACACATTCAACTTGCTTGATTCCCGTGGTGCTATTTCCATCAGTGAACGAACTGCTTTCATCGGCCGCGTACGTGCATTAGCTCGTATTTGTGCACAACAATACCTTGCTAAACGCGAAGAATTAGGTTTCCCACTTTTGAAAGGAGATAAATAA
- the glyS gene encoding glycine--tRNA ligase subunit beta → MAKDLLFEIGAEEIPAGFMPNILGQLKQLAETKLNDAHLPFESIATYGTPRRLALIVKGLADTSAEISERHKGPSASIAYDADGNATKAAIGFARGKGLDVADLVVEDGYIYAETKTAGVPAKDIVSEMLPQLITGLNFPKSMHWGNLDAKFVRPVRWLVALLDEEVIPVEFATVKSGNVTRGHRFLGADEITIKNAASYVDTLKENFVMVDQDARRELISKQLHDIAASKNASIVWDDDLLEEINYLVEWPTALCGGFEESYLALPDAAIITPMKDHQRYFPLVDQNGKLLPMFLTVRNGSDHSIEVVQAGNERVLRARLDDAKFFFNEDRKKPLIDRQDGLTKIVFQEGLGNLADKTERLLKLGRVFGEECGLHEDAAVVLERATELAKTDLTTGMVTEFTELQGVMGKEYALLDGESEEVAEAIFEQYLPRFAGDVLPQTEAGKVLSIIDKVDNIVATFSRGLIPTGSQDPYALRRQTIGILNILLGSEWNISLRPIFKASMELLNVAADKQDELLGQVEEFFTLRLKNIFLDREVPHHVIDLLLSNNELSVADAEGLVNALLANRIDENVELVQAYTRMYNLVKDLEYTGVNSDLLKEDAEKALFEAASKASEASLAAWEANDYAAVVAVPATLVPAINKFFEDVMVMDKDEAIKSNRLQLVRLAYSVMAIIGDISALK, encoded by the coding sequence ATGGCAAAGGATTTATTATTTGAAATCGGTGCAGAAGAAATTCCTGCCGGCTTTATGCCAAATATCTTAGGTCAATTGAAACAATTGGCTGAAACAAAATTAAATGATGCCCATCTTCCTTTTGAAAGCATCGCAACCTACGGTACACCACGTCGTTTGGCTCTTATCGTGAAAGGTCTTGCTGACACATCCGCTGAAATCAGCGAACGTCATAAAGGTCCATCTGCATCTATCGCCTATGATGCTGACGGCAATGCAACAAAAGCAGCTATCGGCTTTGCTCGTGGTAAAGGTCTTGATGTAGCTGATCTCGTTGTAGAAGACGGCTATATTTACGCTGAAACTAAAACTGCCGGCGTACCTGCAAAAGATATCGTAAGTGAAATGTTGCCACAATTGATTACAGGTCTTAATTTCCCTAAATCCATGCATTGGGGCAATTTAGATGCTAAATTCGTACGTCCTGTACGTTGGCTTGTAGCATTACTTGATGAAGAAGTAATTCCTGTAGAATTTGCTACTGTAAAATCTGGTAATGTAACACGTGGTCATCGCTTCTTAGGTGCTGATGAAATTACTATTAAAAATGCAGCATCTTATGTAGACACATTAAAAGAAAACTTTGTTATGGTTGATCAAGACGCACGTCGTGAGTTGATTTCCAAACAATTACATGATATAGCAGCTTCTAAAAATGCATCCATTGTTTGGGATGATGATTTGTTAGAAGAAATCAACTATCTTGTTGAATGGCCTACAGCATTGTGCGGTGGCTTTGAAGAGTCCTACTTGGCACTTCCTGATGCAGCTATCATTACACCTATGAAAGATCATCAACGTTACTTCCCATTGGTTGACCAAAACGGCAAATTGTTACCAATGTTCTTAACAGTTCGTAACGGCTCCGATCATTCCATCGAAGTAGTTCAAGCAGGTAATGAACGCGTATTGCGTGCACGTCTTGATGATGCTAAATTCTTCTTCAATGAAGACCGCAAGAAACCTCTTATCGACCGTCAAGATGGTTTGACTAAAATCGTATTCCAAGAAGGTCTTGGTAACTTAGCAGATAAAACTGAACGTTTACTTAAATTGGGCCGTGTATTTGGTGAAGAATGTGGCTTGCACGAAGATGCAGCTGTTGTGTTAGAACGCGCTACAGAGCTTGCTAAAACTGACCTTACAACAGGTATGGTTACAGAGTTCACTGAATTACAAGGTGTAATGGGTAAAGAATACGCTTTACTTGATGGTGAATCTGAAGAGGTAGCAGAAGCTATTTTCGAACAATATTTACCACGTTTTGCAGGCGATGTATTGCCTCAAACTGAAGCAGGTAAAGTATTGTCCATCATCGATAAAGTAGATAACATCGTTGCTACTTTCAGCCGTGGATTAATCCCTACAGGCTCTCAAGATCCATATGCATTGCGTCGTCAAACAATTGGTATCTTGAACATCTTGCTTGGTAGTGAGTGGAATATTAGCTTACGTCCAATCTTCAAAGCATCTATGGAGTTATTGAATGTAGCTGCTGATAAACAAGATGAATTGCTTGGCCAAGTAGAAGAGTTCTTCACACTTCGTTTGAAAAATATCTTCCTTGATCGTGAAGTGCCTCATCATGTCATCGACTTGTTGTTGTCCAACAATGAATTGTCTGTTGCTGATGCAGAAGGTCTTGTAAACGCATTGTTAGCAAATCGCATCGATGAAAATGTTGAGCTTGTTCAAGCTTATACTCGTATGTATAATCTTGTAAAAGATTTAGAATATACAGGCGTTAATAGCGACTTGTTAAAAGAAGATGCTGAAAAAGCATTGTTCGAAGCCGCTTCTAAAGCCTCTGAAGCAAGTCTAGCGGCGTGGGAAGCTAATGATTACGCTGCAGTTGTAGCTGTTCCTGCTACATTAGTTCCAGCAATCAACAAATTCTTTGAAGATGTAATGGTTATGGACAAAGATGAAGCTATTAAATCTAACCGTTTACAACTTGTTCGTTTAGCTTATAGTGTAATGGCTATTATCGGCGATATTAGTGCATTAAAATAA
- a CDS encoding MarR family winged helix-turn-helix transcriptional regulator: MNHDELYKALCKVPNGKEKSRDKIIIELYMRSEGASQKQLVDALNMRPATVSEQTDILIELGYVTKHIDYMDKRISVVGLTEEGKRLGKSLLHSYDQFLNVLFSDFSDDEKDDLYRLLGKLKRPILSK; encoded by the coding sequence ATGAATCATGATGAATTATATAAAGCCTTATGTAAGGTGCCAAACGGTAAAGAAAAATCTCGTGATAAAATAATTATAGAATTATATATGCGATCTGAAGGGGCATCTCAAAAACAATTAGTGGATGCTCTTAATATGCGTCCTGCTACAGTATCAGAGCAGACCGATATTCTTATTGAATTAGGGTATGTCACAAAGCACATCGATTATATGGATAAACGGATTTCCGTAGTAGGGCTCACTGAAGAGGGGAAACGATTAGGTAAGTCATTATTACATTCATATGACCAATTTCTTAATGTACTATTTTCTGATTTTTCTGATGATGAAAAAGACGATTTATACCGCTTGTTAGGTAAATTAAAGCGCCCAATTTTAAGTAAATAA
- the rplS gene encoding 50S ribosomal protein L19, which yields MNIINVLEQEQLRTDIPTFRAGDTVRVHVKVVEGSRERIQVFEGLVIKRQNGGVRETFTVRRIASGVGVERTFPLHSPRLAKIEVMRRGVVRRAKLYYLRNLTGKAARIREKR from the coding sequence ATGAACATTATTAACGTACTTGAACAAGAACAACTTCGTACAGACATCCCTACTTTCCGCGCTGGTGACACAGTTCGCGTACACGTAAAAGTAGTGGAAGGTTCTCGTGAACGTATCCAAGTATTCGAAGGTTTGGTAATTAAACGTCAAAACGGTGGCGTACGTGAAACTTTCACAGTTCGTCGTATTGCATCCGGTGTAGGTGTAGAACGTACATTCCCACTTCACAGCCCACGCTTAGCTAAAATCGAAGTTATGCGCCGTGGTGTTGTTCGTCGTGCTAAATTGTACTACTTACGTAACCTTACTGGTAAAGCTGCTCGTATTCGCGAAAAACGCTAA
- the ylqF gene encoding ribosome biogenesis GTPase YlqF, which translates to MADSPIVHWFPGHMAKATRMITEYIKKVDVVIELLDARIPRSSANPVITELVGQKPHIVLLNKVDLADPKATKEWTEFFTKQGITVLAIDSKSGKGNKKLISTVERLSKPIIDRWVAKGIRSRSVRIIILGIPNVGKSTLINSLAGSAATRTANKAGHTRGQQWVKIGKNLELLDTPGVLWPKLEDQRAAARLAMTGAVSDDVYDLEHVMKQLLNHLLTNTPNILVERYKLKEEEMTDVDTILESIGRRRGCLVSGGVVDFDKARRIILQDYRNTKLGTITLDKVDEEPYYPENGEDTQNG; encoded by the coding sequence ATGGCAGATTCACCTATCGTACATTGGTTCCCTGGGCATATGGCGAAAGCCACACGTATGATTACGGAGTATATCAAAAAGGTAGACGTAGTTATTGAGTTATTAGATGCACGTATTCCTCGTTCTAGTGCGAACCCTGTAATCACAGAACTCGTTGGTCAGAAACCTCATATCGTACTGTTAAATAAAGTAGATTTAGCAGATCCTAAAGCTACAAAGGAATGGACTGAGTTTTTTACTAAGCAAGGTATCACAGTACTAGCTATCGATTCTAAATCTGGCAAGGGGAATAAGAAGTTAATATCTACGGTAGAGCGTTTAAGCAAGCCCATCATAGATCGTTGGGTAGCTAAAGGTATTCGTAGCCGCTCTGTACGTATTATCATCTTAGGGATTCCTAACGTTGGTAAATCTACGTTGATTAACTCCTTAGCTGGCTCTGCTGCAACGCGTACAGCTAACAAAGCAGGTCATACCCGTGGTCAACAATGGGTTAAAATCGGTAAAAATCTTGAATTGCTTGATACACCAGGCGTATTATGGCCTAAATTAGAGGATCAACGCGCAGCGGCTCGCCTTGCTATGACGGGTGCTGTTTCTGATGATGTGTACGACTTAGAGCATGTAATGAAACAGTTATTAAATCATTTATTGACGAATACACCAAATATTCTGGTAGAACGTTATAAATTAAAAGAAGAAGAGATGACAGATGTGGATACTATTCTTGAAAGCATCGGTCGTCGTCGTGGTTGTCTTGTAAGTGGTGGCGTAGTAGACTTTGATAAAGCACGCCGCATCATCTTGCAAGACTATCGCAATACTAAACTAGGTACAATTACTCTCGATAAAGTTGATGAAGAACCATACTATCCTGAAAACGGTGAGGACACACAAAATGGATAA
- a CDS encoding ribonuclease HII encodes MDKDTFSKLKVADIKALFEAEQALEILPLAQEDTRTSVQKLAASYIKRQEKELNEQQRLMSMYDYEGMFYDQGMYHVAGVDEVGRGPIAGPVTVAAVILPPMTLIPGLNDSKKLTEEKRETLYDIIMKEAVAVSCISYGPEKIDELNIYEATRQAMYEAIRTLSVPAEAVVADAMKLPDLTIPVESIIKGDSKSANIAAASIIAKVTRDRYMKSLDDEYPGYGFGIHKGYYTELHKEAVEQQGVTPLHRKSFEPIKSIVRWVKPE; translated from the coding sequence ATGGATAAGGATACATTTAGTAAATTAAAAGTGGCAGATATAAAAGCTCTTTTTGAAGCTGAACAAGCCTTAGAGATTTTGCCTTTAGCCCAAGAGGATACTCGTACTTCTGTACAAAAACTGGCCGCTTCTTACATTAAGCGCCAAGAAAAAGAGCTAAATGAACAACAACGCCTCATGAGCATGTATGACTATGAAGGTATGTTCTACGATCAAGGTATGTATCACGTAGCTGGTGTCGACGAGGTAGGTCGTGGTCCTATTGCAGGACCTGTAACGGTAGCTGCCGTTATATTGCCGCCTATGACATTAATTCCTGGTTTAAATGACTCTAAAAAGCTAACAGAAGAAAAGCGTGAAACCCTCTATGATATCATCATGAAAGAAGCCGTAGCAGTAAGCTGTATTTCCTACGGTCCAGAAAAGATTGATGAGCTCAATATCTACGAAGCAACACGCCAAGCTATGTATGAGGCGATTCGAACTCTTAGCGTACCAGCTGAAGCCGTAGTGGCTGATGCTATGAAATTGCCTGATTTGACGATTCCTGTGGAGTCCATAATTAAGGGCGATAGTAAAAGTGCTAATATTGCGGCTGCATCCATCATTGCTAAGGTTACGCGAGATCGATATATGAAGAGCCTTGATGACGAATACCCTGGTTATGGATTTGGTATTCATAAAGGCTATTATACGGAGTTACATAAAGAAGCTGTTGAACAACAAGGTGTAACACCACTACATCGCAAGAGCTTTGAACCTATTAAATCTATCGTTCGTTGGGTTAAACCTGAGTGA
- a CDS encoding YraN family protein has translation MKTISTGKAFNELDSKELGKWGERVAIKYIEKIGLTVVDTNYRTRLGEIDIIAKRDLVYHFIEIKARRGMQHGLAREAVTKKKQKHIKRTAMLFLYDLHQKRRRWKELSFDVIEVYLHEDFQSSIHYLPQCF, from the coding sequence ATGAAAACGATTAGTACGGGTAAAGCATTCAATGAACTCGATTCCAAGGAACTTGGAAAATGGGGTGAACGGGTGGCCATTAAATATATTGAAAAAATAGGCCTTACTGTCGTAGATACAAATTATCGAACTAGATTAGGTGAAATCGATATTATTGCTAAACGTGATTTAGTGTATCACTTTATTGAAATTAAAGCCCGTCGAGGAATGCAGCATGGATTAGCTCGAGAAGCGGTGACAAAGAAGAAGCAAAAGCATATTAAACGGACAGCCATGTTATTTTTGTATGATCTACATCAGAAAAGACGGCGCTGGAAAGAGTTATCCTTTGATGTAATCGAAGTGTACTTGCATGAAGACTTTCAAAGTTCCATTCATTATTTGCCGCAGTGCTTTTAG
- a CDS encoding YifB family Mg chelatase-like AAA ATPase: protein MYAKLYGATLHGIDGCIITVEVDISQGLPVFDIVGLPNQSVKEARERVRAAIKNSGYDFPMRRIVVNLAPATIRKSSAGLDLAIALGVLVASGQIKGRKANISALLNRCLFMGELALDGSLLPTFGTLAMSLAGLEANYSTIYTSVENGYNLKAIPNLTIYGESSLQNIITVLEDQVKSKSISTSKKVKIGNNQDEILTDMMDNKNHNTTYDVDFGDVQGQELGKRAMLISAAGHHHCIMIGPPGGGKTMMAERLPTILPPMTWNEMVEVSRIQDVIGLLGDKGLVKTRPFRHPHHTATLASMVGGGIQGRPGEVTLAHGGVLFMDEAPEFQRQVIDALRQPLESRTITINRSQGNYMYPANFICILAANPCPCGYYHDPHRECICSETIVKNYQQRLSGPIMDRIDLHIPVERPTLEQLLDNSTSTMTSESMRQQVMLATALQQERYENLEFNSNGAVPHKAIGELCNITDKAWSVLGNIFDHFHLSGRAFDRILKVARTIADLEGNPQVEPHHISEAMLFRTGK from the coding sequence ATGTATGCAAAACTTTATGGAGCCACCTTACATGGTATAGACGGATGCATTATTACGGTAGAGGTCGATATATCTCAAGGTTTACCTGTATTTGATATCGTAGGACTGCCTAATCAGTCCGTAAAGGAAGCTCGGGAACGTGTGAGGGCGGCTATCAAAAATAGTGGCTATGACTTCCCTATGAGGCGTATCGTAGTCAATCTAGCACCTGCTACAATTCGTAAAAGTAGTGCAGGACTCGATTTAGCGATTGCATTGGGGGTTCTCGTTGCATCGGGGCAGATAAAGGGACGTAAAGCTAATATTTCAGCTTTATTGAATAGATGTCTATTTATGGGCGAGCTAGCCTTAGATGGTTCCCTGCTACCTACCTTTGGAACCTTGGCGATGTCGTTAGCAGGGTTAGAAGCTAATTACTCTACTATATATACAAGCGTAGAAAATGGATATAATTTGAAAGCTATTCCAAATCTTACTATCTATGGCGAGTCTTCATTACAAAATATTATTACCGTCTTAGAAGACCAAGTTAAATCTAAATCTATTTCAACTTCCAAAAAGGTAAAAATAGGGAACAATCAAGATGAGATATTAACAGATATGATGGATAATAAAAACCATAATACTACGTATGATGTAGATTTTGGTGATGTACAAGGTCAAGAACTTGGTAAACGCGCCATGCTCATTAGTGCTGCAGGACATCATCATTGTATTATGATAGGTCCTCCCGGTGGTGGTAAAACAATGATGGCTGAACGATTACCGACCATATTGCCACCCATGACTTGGAATGAAATGGTTGAGGTCAGTCGCATCCAAGATGTGATCGGTTTACTCGGTGATAAGGGACTCGTTAAAACTAGGCCTTTTAGGCATCCACATCATACGGCGACTTTAGCGAGTATGGTGGGTGGAGGTATACAAGGACGCCCTGGGGAGGTCACACTTGCTCATGGTGGTGTTTTATTTATGGATGAGGCACCTGAATTTCAACGTCAAGTTATTGATGCGTTAAGGCAGCCCTTAGAGTCTCGCACAATTACTATCAATAGGTCTCAAGGTAATTATATGTATCCCGCCAATTTTATTTGTATATTGGCCGCGAATCCCTGTCCCTGTGGTTATTATCATGACCCACATAGGGAATGCATATGTTCTGAAACGATAGTTAAAAACTATCAGCAACGCTTGTCAGGGCCTATTATGGACCGCATTGATTTACATATTCCCGTTGAAAGGCCTACACTAGAACAACTATTAGATAATTCGACGTCTACTATGACAAGTGAAAGCATGAGGCAACAAGTTATGTTGGCAACTGCTTTGCAACAGGAACGTTATGAAAACTTAGAATTTAATTCTAATGGAGCCGTACCTCATAAGGCCATAGGTGAGCTATGTAATATTACTGATAAGGCATGGAGTGTATTGGGCAATATATTTGATCACTTTCATTTAAGTGGGCGTGCCTTTGATCGCATATTAAAGGTGGCTCGTACTATAGCGGACCTTGAGGGAAATCCACAAGTGGAGCCTCATCACATTTCCGAGGCTATGTTGTTTAGAACAGGTAAATAG
- the dprA gene encoding DNA-processing protein DprA has protein sequence MTRYDDTIYIAGLQSLYNVGATHVRRFIEDFGSPYDAWDAVKKVENLKPYTHIPNADKRAIASSAKDEKLDYIIHKIDEYKMDVTTFLDKDFPSILNHIYNPPAILFMRGNRALLDKRLNRIAIVGARRCSLYGRNVARMLGKELGKYSTIIVSGGARGIDTHGHEGLLASLGYGIVVMGCGLDIVYPRENTKLFDRILQNNGLLVSEYPPGTPPSAKHFPARNRIISGLSRGVIVVEAKGSSGSLITADMAVSEGRDVFVLPCNLLDHTADGNKFLMRNGAFVLTGYEDIVKEYHLTLRDMYSTKEKLSPPNKRDTMGVKNSSQMVNHGQGVDTQGLSMLSFSLDKSLILSEIPHDRCITVSDILKATSIPLQQLQPLLLELEMEGAIEHQPPRGYINMTRSDILVH, from the coding sequence ATGACTAGATATGATGATACTATTTATATTGCAGGCTTACAAAGTTTATATAATGTAGGAGCCACACATGTACGGCGTTTCATAGAGGATTTTGGGTCGCCTTATGATGCTTGGGATGCCGTTAAGAAGGTTGAAAATTTAAAGCCTTATACACATATTCCTAACGCTGATAAACGTGCTATAGCATCATCGGCTAAGGATGAAAAGTTAGATTATATAATTCATAAAATAGACGAATATAAGATGGATGTTACTACCTTTTTAGATAAAGATTTTCCATCTATTTTGAACCATATTTATAATCCACCAGCTATATTATTTATGCGAGGCAATCGAGCTTTATTAGATAAAAGACTGAACCGTATTGCTATTGTAGGGGCACGGCGCTGCTCATTGTATGGACGGAATGTGGCGAGAATGCTTGGTAAAGAGCTCGGTAAATACAGCACTATTATAGTCAGTGGAGGTGCACGAGGTATTGATACACATGGTCATGAAGGACTATTAGCTAGCCTAGGGTATGGTATTGTGGTCATGGGTTGTGGCTTAGATATAGTATATCCACGAGAGAATACAAAATTATTTGACCGAATCTTACAAAACAATGGTTTGCTTGTATCTGAATATCCACCTGGTACGCCACCATCTGCTAAACATTTCCCCGCTCGAAATCGTATCATTAGTGGCCTTAGTAGAGGTGTAATCGTAGTAGAGGCAAAAGGAAGTAGTGGTTCATTGATTACAGCGGATATGGCTGTTAGTGAAGGTCGAGATGTATTTGTATTGCCTTGTAATTTATTAGACCATACAGCAGATGGCAATAAATTCCTCATGCGTAATGGAGCCTTTGTATTAACTGGTTATGAGGACATCGTTAAGGAATATCATTTAACCTTACGAGATATGTATAGTACTAAAGAAAAACTTTCACCACCAAATAAAAGAGATACAATGGGCGTAAAAAATAGTAGTCAAATGGTGAATCATGGTCAGGGTGTTGATACACAAGGGCTCTCTATGTTAAGCTTTAGTTTGGATAAGAGTTTAATATTGAGTGAAATACCTCATGATCGTTGTATCACGGTTAGTGATATTTTGAAAGCGACCTCTATTCCATTACAACAACTGCAGCCCTTATTACTAGAGTTAGAAATGGAAGGGGCTATAGAACATCAACCGCCGAGAGGCTATATTAATATGACTAGGAGTGATATACTTGTCCATTAA